A window of the Campylobacter massiliensis genome harbors these coding sequences:
- a CDS encoding sodium-dependent transporter, which produces MHKTNFTSRWAFIIACVGSAIGMANVWGFPYKVGTNGGGAFLLVYLFFVAIFSYVGLSAEYAIGRRAKTGTLGSYEYAWKSRNWGTFGKILGWIPLAGSMCIAIGYAVIIAYVLKALFQAITGSLMTVDTNTWFESFALSSYSVVPFHFIVVAGTLFTLFFGAHSIEKTNKIMMPLFFVLFFILAIRVAFLDGAFGGYKFVFHSDWGKLADPMVWVTAMGQAFFSLSITGSGMIVYGAYLSKDEDVVDSAQKTAIFDTIAAMTAALVMLPAVFAYGMDPAAGPGLLFVTLPKILQDMPGGQIFAIILFTAVIFGGVTSLQNMFEAVAESIMHKFPKLKRGVVLIALCIICFGIGVNMEAITSWGPWMDFVSIYIIPIGAVIGAVSWFWVIKKEEIMDEINTGAAKKQGAFWYFTGRYIYVPMALTLCIIALSMHISF; this is translated from the coding sequence ATGCACAAAACAAATTTCACGTCACGCTGGGCGTTTATCATCGCTTGCGTGGGTTCGGCTATCGGTATGGCCAACGTCTGGGGATTTCCTTATAAGGTCGGTACGAACGGCGGCGGCGCGTTTTTGCTCGTTTATCTGTTTTTTGTCGCGATATTTTCCTATGTCGGACTTTCTGCTGAGTACGCTATCGGCAGACGCGCCAAAACCGGTACGCTAGGCTCATACGAATACGCGTGGAAGAGCCGAAACTGGGGCACTTTCGGTAAAATTTTAGGCTGGATACCGCTGGCTGGCTCGATGTGTATCGCTATCGGCTACGCAGTCATCATCGCGTACGTTTTAAAGGCGCTATTTCAGGCGATCACGGGCTCGCTGATGACGGTGGATACGAACACTTGGTTCGAGTCCTTTGCGCTTTCGTCCTATTCGGTCGTGCCGTTTCACTTTATCGTCGTTGCGGGCACGCTATTTACGCTATTTTTCGGCGCACACAGTATCGAAAAGACAAACAAAATCATGATGCCGCTTTTTTTCGTGCTATTTTTTATCCTAGCTATCAGGGTGGCGTTTTTAGACGGAGCGTTTGGCGGGTATAAATTCGTCTTTCACAGCGACTGGGGCAAGCTAGCCGATCCTATGGTGTGGGTAACGGCGATGGGACAGGCCTTTTTCTCGCTATCTATCACGGGCTCTGGTATGATCGTCTACGGTGCGTATCTTTCAAAGGACGAAGACGTCGTCGACAGCGCGCAAAAGACGGCGATCTTTGATACGATCGCGGCGATGACGGCGGCGCTTGTTATGCTGCCTGCGGTATTTGCTTACGGCATGGATCCTGCGGCGGGGCCTGGGTTACTTTTCGTAACGCTGCCTAAAATTTTACAAGACATGCCTGGCGGTCAAATTTTCGCGATTATTTTATTTACGGCGGTGATTTTTGGCGGCGTGACCTCTCTGCAAAATATGTTCGAAGCAGTCGCCGAGTCAATAATGCACAAATTTCCTAAGCTAAAGCGCGGCGTCGTACTAATCGCGCTTTGCATAATATGCTTTGGTATCGGCGTAAATATGGAGGCCATAACTAGCTGGGGGCCGTGGATGGATTTCGTGTCGATCTATATCATCCCTATCGGCGCGGTGATCGGCGCGGTGTCGTGGTTTTGGGTTATCAAAAAAGAAGAGATCATGGACGAGATCAACACTGGCGCGGCAAAAAAGCAAGGCGCGTTTTGGTATTTTACGGGCAGATATATATACGTGCCGATGGCGCTTACGCTTTGTATCATCGCACTTAGCATGCATATCTCGTTTTAA
- the abc-f gene encoding ribosomal protection-like ABC-F family protein, whose amino-acid sequence MALIDLIDVSKKFGPNEILNKVSLSVNERERIAIIGKNGSGKSTLMKLVAGSLEPDSGRRIVQGGVKVEMLAQNPKFDDAATVKDALNLELKEIFDARDEYAAVLEALGRDAHDKELNARQDELIKFIEAKDGWQIERKIERVLEEFKLKEYENRAVASLSGGEIRRVALGALILKKPDVLLLDEPTNHLDVYMVRFLEDMLKGSRQTIVFISHDRYFIDALATRSVEIEDGALASFDGGYANYLAKKEEILASLAKSHETLLKQLKAEEEWLRRGVKARLKRNEGRKERVLAMREEAKKNPGVIRRVRLELERASKNFNQTQSVNRKKMLFEIKQLSKNIGGKQLFRDFNARVLQGERIAIVGRNGSGKSTLIKILLGFEKPSSGEVRRGEVRVGYFDQSRSALDDDKSLIETFCPNGGDHVMVRGRNMHVYGYLKNFLFPKEFLDKPVGVLSGGEKNRVALALLFSKEYDVLVLDEPTNDLDIATINILEDYLQSFEGAIIIVSHDRYFVDKIAHKLWAFEGTQIEVLHQEYSVYLELEDELAELGKFEESLASEAEQAQKQKSKTSAKLSYKQTQILSSHPEKIAALEAKIKELNAGLSDPKIYQQIGLTALYNDLEAAKSELETLENEYFEVLEIAENLEQI is encoded by the coding sequence GTGGCTCTAATCGACCTTATCGACGTTAGTAAAAAATTCGGCCCCAATGAAATTTTAAACAAAGTAAGCCTTAGCGTAAACGAGCGCGAGCGTATCGCTATCATCGGCAAAAACGGCAGCGGCAAAAGTACGCTGATGAAGCTAGTCGCGGGCTCTCTAGAGCCAGATAGCGGCAGGCGTATCGTGCAAGGCGGCGTGAAAGTAGAAATGCTCGCACAAAATCCCAAATTTGACGATGCGGCCACCGTAAAAGACGCGCTAAATTTGGAGCTAAAAGAAATTTTTGATGCGCGTGACGAGTATGCGGCGGTACTGGAAGCGCTCGGCCGCGATGCGCACGACAAAGAACTAAACGCGAGGCAAGATGAACTAATCAAATTTATCGAGGCAAAAGACGGCTGGCAGATCGAGCGCAAGATCGAGCGCGTGCTGGAGGAGTTTAAGCTAAAAGAGTACGAAAACCGAGCTGTCGCAAGCCTCAGCGGAGGCGAGATACGCCGCGTGGCTCTGGGCGCACTGATACTTAAAAAGCCCGATGTTTTGCTACTTGACGAGCCTACGAACCACCTTGACGTTTATATGGTTAGATTTCTTGAAGATATGCTAAAAGGCTCACGTCAGACGATAGTTTTTATCTCGCACGATCGCTATTTCATCGACGCGCTAGCGACTAGAAGCGTCGAGATCGAGGATGGCGCGCTGGCGTCGTTTGACGGCGGTTACGCGAACTATCTAGCTAAAAAAGAGGAAATCCTAGCCAGCCTGGCCAAATCTCACGAAACTTTGCTAAAACAGCTAAAAGCCGAGGAGGAGTGGCTGCGCAGAGGCGTCAAAGCGCGTCTAAAACGCAACGAAGGGCGCAAAGAGCGAGTGCTAGCCATGCGCGAAGAGGCAAAGAAAAACCCGGGCGTTATACGCCGCGTTAGGCTCGAGCTTGAGCGCGCGAGTAAAAATTTTAATCAAACTCAAAGCGTAAACCGCAAAAAGATGCTCTTTGAGATCAAGCAATTAAGCAAAAATATCGGCGGCAAGCAGCTTTTTAGGGATTTTAACGCGCGCGTTTTGCAAGGCGAGCGTATCGCGATAGTCGGACGAAACGGCAGCGGCAAAAGCACTCTTATTAAAATTTTACTCGGGTTTGAAAAGCCTAGCAGCGGCGAAGTTAGGCGCGGCGAGGTGCGCGTAGGATACTTTGATCAGTCGCGAAGCGCGCTAGACGACGACAAGAGCCTCATCGAGACCTTTTGCCCAAACGGCGGCGATCACGTCATGGTGCGCGGGCGAAATATGCACGTCTACGGCTACCTTAAAAATTTCCTATTTCCTAAAGAATTTCTCGATAAACCCGTGGGCGTGCTAAGCGGCGGCGAGAAAAACCGCGTGGCGCTCGCGCTACTTTTTAGCAAGGAGTACGATGTGCTCGTGCTAGATGAGCCCACAAACGACCTTGATATCGCCACTATTAACATCCTTGAGGACTATCTGCAAAGCTTTGAAGGCGCCATAATCATCGTGAGCCACGACCGATACTTTGTCGATAAGATCGCGCACAAGCTCTGGGCCTTTGAGGGCACTCAAATAGAGGTGCTGCATCAAGAGTACAGCGTCTATCTTGAGCTAGAAGACGAATTAGCCGAGCTTGGTAAATTTGAAGAAAGCCTAGCAAGCGAGGCTGAGCAAGCGCAAAAGCAAAAGAGCAAAACAAGCGCGAAACTAAGCTACAAGCAGACGCAAATTTTATCCTCGCACCCAGAGAAAATCGCCGCGCTAGAAGCCAAGATAAAAGAGCTAAACGCGGGCCTTAGCGATCCTAAAATCTATCAGCAAATCGGCCTAACCGCGCTTTATAACGACCTAGAAGCAGCAAAAAGCGAGCTAGAGACGTTAGAGAACGAATACTTTGAAGTCTTAGAAATCGCCGAAAATTTGGAGCAAATTTGA
- a CDS encoding DKNYY domain-containing protein yields the protein MKDKKPILLCLFALFSVLFTVFFMVYVASYEEENEFTQIGGSEFYATQQGKIYALIPSGGKFELKGVRADKFRVLASGGYRGRNVGADESAVYCGNLAMSGLDPTRVRAIGNGYLTDGRVSYFCSDAGERNYELGAFAEAVQTAAYAILGADKPQSYIYKTKRVSSVNLTRVLDFGFAAEDAANGGGNAMVYFEGKQLEGAYARALRYVKDARGRTSDFYVTDGRNVYFKGSRLAVKFTPELHEVAYFGSVHYLLEPASGVVYADEHEFAPEFAPYSLPFGVSGAHAYHLLFRGKGGIYFWERESGELKRAAADPFAGEILPLAGSVFISGGQTYFVQSREVWHRNKSGRRLGSRHTELFRLETSEQWRKIGLVRNGVYGAVYANGDKIYYFDAMGTGQMIDASVYEIADTTAIEILTRPYDPRGQNISGAEIRKMIKEGRLVPAQGELVFEAVTSYDGEERYVLWIFLAVAIFAAIAGKAYEYRNRAKAVKNEAATKPRGKVKFRR from the coding sequence TTGAAAGATAAAAAACCTATACTACTTTGCTTATTTGCGCTTTTTAGCGTGCTTTTTACGGTATTTTTCATGGTTTACGTCGCTAGTTACGAGGAGGAGAACGAATTTACCCAGATAGGCGGCAGCGAATTTTACGCGACGCAGCAGGGCAAAATTTACGCGCTAATCCCAAGCGGAGGCAAATTTGAGCTAAAAGGCGTGCGGGCGGATAAATTTAGGGTTCTTGCGTCAGGCGGTTATCGCGGGCGAAACGTCGGCGCCGATGAAAGCGCCGTCTACTGCGGCAATCTAGCCATGAGCGGGCTTGATCCCACGCGCGTTAGGGCGATTGGAAACGGATATTTAACGGACGGCCGGGTTAGTTATTTTTGCAGCGACGCAGGCGAGAGAAACTACGAGCTAGGAGCTTTTGCCGAGGCGGTTCAAACCGCGGCGTACGCGATACTGGGCGCTGATAAACCGCAAAGCTATATTTATAAAACAAAGCGCGTTTCAAGCGTAAATTTGACTAGGGTTTTGGATTTCGGCTTTGCGGCGGAAGATGCAGCTAATGGCGGCGGAAACGCCATGGTATATTTTGAGGGCAAGCAGCTAGAAGGCGCATACGCTAGGGCGCTAAGATACGTAAAAGACGCGCGCGGACGAACTAGCGATTTTTACGTCACGGACGGGCGAAACGTCTATTTTAAAGGCTCACGGCTCGCGGTAAAATTTACCCCTGAACTGCACGAGGTGGCGTATTTTGGCAGCGTGCACTATCTTTTAGAGCCCGCTAGCGGCGTAGTTTACGCGGATGAGCATGAGTTTGCGCCCGAATTTGCGCCTTATTCGCTACCGTTTGGCGTCTCCGGCGCGCACGCCTATCATCTGCTTTTTCGCGGCAAGGGCGGGATTTACTTTTGGGAGCGCGAAAGCGGCGAGCTAAAACGCGCGGCGGCTGATCCGTTTGCGGGTGAAATTTTGCCGCTTGCGGGTAGCGTTTTTATCAGCGGCGGACAGACTTATTTCGTGCAGAGCCGCGAAGTGTGGCATAGAAATAAAAGCGGCAGGCGGTTAGGCTCGCGCCATACGGAGCTTTTTAGGCTTGAAACTAGCGAGCAGTGGCGAAAAATAGGCCTTGTGCGCAACGGCGTATACGGCGCGGTTTATGCAAACGGCGACAAAATTTACTACTTTGACGCGATGGGGACGGGGCAGATGATTGACGCTAGCGTTTACGAGATCGCGGACACTACCGCCATAGAGATCTTGACGCGGCCGTATGATCCGCGCGGACAAAACATAAGCGGCGCGGAGATCCGCAAGATGATAAAAGAGGGGCGGCTCGTGCCGGCGCAAGGCGAGCTCGTTTTTGAAGCGGTTACTAGCTATGACGGTGAAGAGAGGTATGTTCTTTGGATATTTTTAGCGGTGGCTATCTTTGCGGCGATCGCAGGCAAAGCCTACGAGTATAGAAATCGCGCGAAAGCGGTAAAAAACGAAGCTGCGACAAAACCTCGCGGCAAGGTAAAATTTAGACGGTAA
- a CDS encoding flagellin — MKLGNFSANSSLSNQYLEQAQNNSAKALNNISAQRALSGIDSANLAIADSLRSQSSALEQGVANANDAIGILQIADSTLANITQSADRIGELSVRYNGGILNADQQKMIKSEADALVGAMRESTQQASFNGKNVFGGQMSFLTGNGTASVNLSAPDFSGIDVSNGDSVSKFIGSVNALRGEIGAAQNGIISGINASLTKNVALRQSESQLQNNDIAKNLSAFKQNDLQANAAILAQAHNTASLQSQFNRLLG, encoded by the coding sequence ATGAAACTAGGAAATTTTTCCGCAAACTCAAGCCTAAGCAATCAATACCTAGAACAAGCTCAAAATAACAGCGCAAAAGCCCTAAATAACATCTCCGCACAGCGCGCTCTAAGCGGCATAGACAGCGCAAATCTAGCTATCGCAGACTCGCTTCGCTCCCAAAGCTCCGCGCTAGAGCAGGGCGTCGCAAACGCAAACGACGCTATCGGCATCCTACAGATCGCCGACTCTACGCTAGCAAATATCACGCAAAGCGCCGACCGCATCGGCGAACTCTCGGTGAGGTATAACGGCGGCATCCTAAACGCCGATCAGCAAAAGATGATAAAAAGCGAGGCGGACGCGCTCGTGGGCGCGATGAGAGAGAGCACGCAGCAAGCGAGCTTTAACGGTAAGAACGTATTTGGCGGGCAGATGAGCTTCCTAACCGGCAACGGCACGGCGAGCGTAAATTTAAGCGCGCCCGATTTTAGCGGTATAGACGTGAGTAACGGCGATAGCGTGAGTAAATTTATCGGTAGCGTAAACGCTCTGCGAGGCGAGATCGGCGCGGCGCAAAACGGCATCATCTCGGGCATCAACGCAAGCCTAACTAAAAACGTCGCGCTGAGACAAAGCGAGTCGCAGCTACAAAATAACGACATCGCTAAAAATCTAAGCGCTTTTAAACAAAACGACCTACAAGCAAACGCCGCAATCCTAGCTCAAGCGCACAATACCGCAAGCCTGCAAAGCCAGTTTAACAGGCTTTTGGGCTAA
- a CDS encoding trehalose-6-phosphate synthase codes for MYLFFLIIHILSAIAFVGYVFFDVCIFPFAKKHVDESTLARVKKAYTKGSAKVFGTAFLLLIISGIYMAKDYFGGENGWLGSSFQILLATKIGVLGLMCLITAISLFYVYKLKKPDPFGKYSHVIALVLCVIMIILAKVMWRV; via the coding sequence ATGTATCTATTTTTCCTAATCATTCATATTTTGAGCGCCATCGCCTTCGTCGGCTACGTATTTTTCGACGTTTGTATATTTCCGTTTGCCAAAAAACACGTAGACGAGAGTACGCTCGCTCGCGTCAAAAAAGCCTACACCAAAGGCAGCGCGAAGGTGTTTGGCACGGCATTTTTACTCCTGATCATCAGTGGCATTTATATGGCAAAGGATTATTTTGGCGGCGAGAACGGATGGCTCGGTAGCTCGTTTCAAATTTTACTTGCGACCAAGATCGGCGTGCTAGGGCTAATGTGCCTAATCACGGCAATATCGCTCTTTTACGTCTATAAGCTTAAAAAGCCCGACCCCTTTGGCAAATACTCGCACGTTATCGCCCTTGTTTTGTGTGTCATAATGATAATCCTTGCGAAGGTAATGTGGAGGGTTTAG
- the dnaK gene encoding molecular chaperone DnaK, producing the protein MAKVIGIDLGTTNSCVSVYERGESKVIPNKEGKNTTPSVVAFTDKGEILVGDSAKRQAVTNPEKTIYSIKRIMGLMSNEKNAQEAKARLPYHVVDRNGACAIEIAGKVYTPQEISAKVLMKLKEDAESYLGETVVDAVITVPAYFNDSQRKATKEAGTIAGLNVLRIINEPTAAALAYGLDKKESEKIMVYDLGGGTFDVTVLETGDNVVEVLATGGNAFLGGDDFDNRLIDWLTSEFKSDAGIDLKTDVMAMQRLKEAAETAKKELSSAQETTINLPFITADATGPKHLTKTLTRAKFEGMIEDLVAQTITKINEVVKDAGLDKKDIKEIVMVGGSTRVPLVQEEVKKAFGKELNKSVNPDEVVAIGAAIQGAVIKGDVKDVLLLDVTPLSLGIETLGGVMTKIIEKGTTIPVKKNQVFSTAEDNQSAVTIHVLQGEREFARDNKSLGQFNLEGIPAAPRGVPQIEVEFDIDANGILTVSAKDKATDKAQNITISGSSGLSEDEINNMVKDAELHKEDDKKRKDTVEARNQADALAHQTQKSLDELGEKIPAEDRERIQKALDELKETLKDENASKEQIDAKVKTLSEASHKLAEAMYKKDGAAGEQANGGKKKDDDVIDAEVE; encoded by the coding sequence ATGGCAAAAGTAATAGGCATAGACCTAGGAACGACGAATTCATGCGTGAGCGTGTATGAGAGAGGCGAAAGCAAGGTAATCCCAAACAAAGAAGGCAAAAACACGACTCCTTCGGTCGTAGCGTTTACCGATAAGGGCGAAATTTTAGTAGGCGATAGCGCAAAACGCCAAGCAGTAACCAACCCTGAAAAAACCATCTACTCTATCAAAAGAATAATGGGTCTAATGAGCAACGAGAAAAACGCACAGGAAGCTAAAGCTAGGTTGCCGTACCACGTCGTGGATAGAAACGGCGCGTGCGCTATAGAGATCGCGGGCAAGGTCTACACTCCGCAAGAAATCTCGGCCAAAGTGCTAATGAAGCTAAAAGAGGATGCGGAAAGCTACCTGGGCGAAACGGTCGTAGATGCCGTCATCACGGTGCCTGCGTACTTTAACGACAGCCAAAGAAAAGCGACTAAAGAAGCGGGAACGATCGCGGGACTAAACGTGCTTCGTATCATAAACGAGCCTACAGCGGCGGCTCTAGCCTACGGCCTAGATAAAAAAGAGTCCGAAAAGATCATGGTTTACGACCTAGGCGGCGGTACGTTTGACGTTACGGTACTAGAAACCGGCGATAATGTGGTCGAGGTTCTAGCTACCGGCGGTAATGCGTTTCTAGGCGGCGATGATTTCGATAACCGCCTAATCGACTGGCTAACGAGCGAATTTAAAAGCGACGCAGGCATCGATCTAAAAACCGATGTAATGGCTATGCAGCGCCTAAAAGAGGCGGCCGAAACGGCTAAAAAAGAGCTAAGCTCGGCTCAAGAAACGACGATAAATTTACCGTTTATCACAGCTGACGCTACGGGTCCTAAACACCTCACAAAGACGCTAACTAGGGCTAAATTTGAGGGCATGATCGAGGATCTGGTCGCTCAAACGATCACCAAGATAAACGAGGTCGTAAAAGATGCCGGACTTGACAAAAAAGATATAAAAGAAATCGTCATGGTGGGCGGCTCGACGCGCGTGCCTTTAGTTCAAGAAGAGGTCAAAAAGGCGTTTGGCAAAGAGCTAAATAAAAGCGTAAATCCGGACGAGGTCGTAGCTATCGGCGCGGCGATCCAAGGCGCCGTCATCAAAGGCGACGTGAAGGACGTATTGCTCCTAGACGTCACTCCACTAAGCCTAGGTATCGAGACTTTAGGCGGCGTGATGACGAAAATCATCGAAAAAGGCACGACTATCCCGGTTAAGAAAAATCAGGTATTTTCAACTGCCGAGGATAACCAAAGCGCCGTCACGATCCACGTACTACAAGGCGAGCGCGAATTTGCCCGCGACAACAAGTCTTTGGGTCAATTTAACCTAGAGGGCATCCCTGCCGCTCCTCGCGGAGTGCCGCAGATCGAGGTCGAGTTTGACATCGACGCCAACGGTATCCTAACGGTCTCTGCTAAAGACAAGGCTACCGACAAAGCCCAAAATATCACGATCTCAGGCTCAAGCGGTCTAAGCGAGGACGAGATCAACAACATGGTAAAAGACGCCGAGCTACACAAAGAGGACGACAAAAAGCGCAAAGACACAGTCGAGGCTCGCAACCAAGCCGACGCACTCGCGCACCAGACGCAAAAGAGCCTTGACGAGCTAGGCGAAAAGATCCCGGCCGAGGACAGAGAGCGCATCCAAAAGGCGCTGGACGAGCTAAAAGAGACTCTAAAAGACGAAAACGCGAGCAAAGAGCAGATCGACGCGAAGGTCAAAACTCTAAGCGAAGCCAGCCATAAGCTAGCTGAAGCGATGTATAAAAAAGACGGCGCTGCGGGCGAGCAAGCAAACGGCGGCAAGAAAAAAGACGACGACGTCATAGACGCCGAAGTCGAGTAA
- the grpE gene encoding nucleotide exchange factor GrpE, which yields MNENENVELEQQIPSNFDESISFEGLDAKYVELQKQLEELTDKYYRANADFENIKKRFEKEKADIATYANEKFARDLLPVIDALEMAVNFETEGDEYATKIKEGIYITIDQFKKCFEKNGITPIETEGEFDPNFHNAVLQIDSEDVEKGKIVQVIQKGYLINGRVLRPAMVSIAK from the coding sequence ATGAACGAGAATGAAAACGTGGAACTTGAGCAGCAAATCCCGTCAAATTTCGACGAGAGTATCAGCTTTGAGGGCCTAGACGCGAAGTACGTAGAGCTTCAAAAGCAGCTTGAGGAGCTAACGGACAAGTATTATAGAGCCAACGCGGACTTTGAAAACATCAAAAAGCGTTTCGAAAAGGAAAAAGCGGACATCGCGACGTATGCGAACGAGAAATTCGCGCGAGATCTGCTTCCTGTGATAGACGCGCTTGAGATGGCGGTAAATTTTGAAACCGAAGGCGACGAATATGCGACGAAAATCAAAGAAGGAATTTATATAACGATAGATCAGTTTAAAAAGTGTTTCGAAAAAAACGGTATCACGCCGATCGAAACCGAGGGCGAATTTGATCCGAATTTCCACAATGCCGTACTGCAAATCGATAGCGAGGACGTGGAAAAAGGAAAAATCGTGCAAGTGATACAAAAAGGCTATCTAATCAACGGCAGAGTTTTACGACCTGCGATGGTATCGATAGCAAAGTAA
- a CDS encoding HrcA family transcriptional regulator, with protein MIKMSKRDLILDSIIQAYLSDNAPIGSSELGSRMAMSIPASTIRVYFKKLSDEGAITQFHVSGGRIPTAATMRDYWRARLNFNETLDIANPSLLKLLSDKFEIYAMVFESKTQTLNEVLNLNNRFLILSFSEDEIALKFNSKVEKFLSNLIGIDLDRLELTCMQVGLNELRNKIAELKRTKIRFLENERVALEIFGESFKNALSPSFEMVFDSNLVFFGENYLGMKLGVNFEGKEAKMLCAGSIYNDYERFLNNLKEAA; from the coding sequence ATGATAAAGATGAGTAAGCGAGATCTGATACTTGATTCTATTATTCAAGCTTATCTTAGCGACAACGCTCCGATCGGCTCTAGCGAGCTTGGTTCGCGCATGGCGATGTCGATCCCGGCCTCTACGATAAGAGTTTATTTTAAAAAGCTCTCCGACGAGGGCGCAATCACGCAGTTTCACGTTAGCGGCGGCAGGATACCGACGGCTGCGACGATGAGAGATTATTGGCGAGCTAGGTTAAATTTTAATGAGACGCTAGATATCGCAAATCCTAGCCTATTAAAGTTGCTAAGCGATAAATTTGAAATTTACGCGATGGTTTTTGAAAGCAAAACCCAAACGCTAAACGAGGTCTTAAATTTAAACAATAGATTTTTGATTTTGAGCTTTAGCGAGGACGAGATCGCACTCAAATTTAACTCGAAGGTAGAGAAATTTTTGAGCAATCTCATCGGCATAGACCTCGATAGACTCGAGCTTACCTGTATGCAAGTGGGCCTAAACGAGCTAAGAAACAAGATAGCCGAGCTAAAGCGCACTAAAATTCGCTTTTTAGAAAACGAAAGGGTTGCGCTTGAAATTTTCGGAGAGAGTTTTAAAAACGCGCTAAGCCCTAGCTTTGAAATGGTTTTTGACTCAAATTTAGTCTTTTTCGGCGAGAACTACCTAGGTATGAAGCTGGGCGTAAATTTTGAGGGCAAAGAGGCTAAAATGCTTTGCGCGGGCAGTATTTATAATGATTACGAAAGATTTTTAAACAACCTAAAGGAGGCGGCATGA
- the rpsO gene encoding 30S ribosomal protein S15, with protein MALDSAKKAEIVAKFARKEKDTGSPEVQIALLTARVEELTEHLKIYKKDHSSRLGLLKIVGRRKRLMKYLKAKDYAAYTKVIAELNLRDK; from the coding sequence ATGGCTTTGGATTCGGCTAAAAAAGCAGAAATTGTTGCGAAATTCGCTAGAAAAGAGAAAGATACGGGCTCTCCGGAAGTTCAGATCGCATTGCTAACCGCAAGAGTCGAGGAGCTAACCGAGCACCTAAAAATCTACAAAAAAGATCACTCGTCTCGCCTCGGACTACTTAAAATAGTCGGCCGCAGAAAACGCTTGATGAAATATCTAAAAGCTAAAGATTACGCAGCTTACACAAAAGTTATCGCTGAGCTAAATCTCAGAGATAAATAA
- a CDS encoding RrF2 family transcriptional regulator, with protein sequence MLLTKASEYALLSLIYIAQKDAPSDVDTMSGELEISKSFLAKILQNLAREGILVSFKGANGGFMLAQKPEEISIKRIIESAEKRKMAVFECSISADSCASSKGGMCQIWPMFSALQSKIDDFLDTITLANIIKK encoded by the coding sequence ATGCTTTTGACAAAAGCGAGCGAATACGCGCTGCTTTCACTGATTTACATAGCGCAAAAAGACGCTCCCTCGGACGTCGATACGATGTCGGGCGAGCTTGAGATATCAAAAAGCTTTTTGGCTAAAATTTTGCAAAATTTGGCCAGAGAGGGCATTTTGGTTTCGTTTAAGGGCGCAAACGGCGGATTCATGCTCGCGCAAAAGCCTGAAGAAATCAGTATAAAAAGAATAATCGAAAGCGCCGAAAAGCGTAAAATGGCGGTATTTGAGTGCTCGATCTCGGCTGATAGCTGTGCTTCCAGCAAGGGCGGAATGTGTCAAATTTGGCCGATGTTTAGCGCGCTTCAGTCTAAAATCGACGATTTTTTAGATACGATTACGCTAGCAAATATAATCAAGAAGTAA